A portion of the Melanotaenia boesemani isolate fMelBoe1 chromosome 2, fMelBoe1.pri, whole genome shotgun sequence genome contains these proteins:
- the LOC121650689 gene encoding beta-galactoside-binding lectin-like, protein MMKGMIIKNMSFKSGQTLTVVGVAKPDATDFALNVGPDEQDITFHLNPRFNAHGDENTVVCNSFEGGNWCEEQREECFPFQQGEEFKVVIEFTPTEFVVTLSDGSTIHFPNRLGAEKYSVISIDGNARIKSFEII, encoded by the exons ATGATGAAA GGTATGATCATAAAGAACATGTCCTTCAAATCTGGACAAACCCTGACTGTTGTTGGAGTAGCTAAACCTGATGCTACAGA CTTTGCTCTGAATGTTGGCCCAGATGAGCAGGATATCACATTTCACCTCAACCCCCGTTTTAACGCCCACGGAGATGAAAATACAGTCGTCTGCAATTCATTTGAAGGGGGCAACTGGTGTGAGGAGCAACGAGAGGAATGCTTTCCTTTCCAACAAGGAGAAGAGTTCAAG GTCGTCATTGAATTCACACCTACTGAGTTTGTGGTGACTTTATCAGACGGCTCCACAATCCACTTCCCTAACCGCCTGGGAGCAGAGAAATACTCTGTCATCAGCATCGATGGGAACGCTCGCATCAAAAGCTTCGAGATCATCTAA